One Streptomyces sp. NBC_00102 DNA segment encodes these proteins:
- a CDS encoding GNAT family N-acetyltransferase, whose translation MPLTFTLDPAFDPELRDGLLALWTDVSNAGGAVGFVPPVTTEDIRPELLKHLTAIVQGQTRLLVGRDENGAVAATAFLSLNSHRLMRHWLWLYTVMVHPSHQGKGYGRDLMAAAAESARGIDGIEAVRLTCRGGTGVDRFYKSCGYEEVGRVPGGIRVAEGDDRDDIIMLLPLG comes from the coding sequence ATGCCTCTTACCTTCACCCTGGACCCCGCCTTCGACCCCGAGCTGCGCGACGGCCTCCTGGCGCTCTGGACCGACGTCTCCAACGCGGGCGGCGCGGTCGGGTTCGTACCGCCGGTCACCACCGAGGACATCCGCCCCGAGCTGCTCAAGCACCTCACCGCGATCGTCCAGGGCCAGACCCGGCTGCTCGTCGGGCGGGACGAGAACGGAGCGGTGGCCGCGACGGCCTTCCTCAGCCTCAACAGCCACCGGCTGATGAGGCACTGGCTCTGGCTCTACACCGTGATGGTCCACCCCTCCCACCAGGGCAAGGGATACGGGCGCGACCTCATGGCGGCGGCGGCCGAGTCGGCGCGCGGCATCGACGGCATCGAGGCCGTCCGGCTCACCTGCCGGGGCGGTACCGGGGTGGACCGCTTCTACAAGAGCTGCGGCTACGAGGAAGTGGGCCGGGTGCCGGGCGGGATCCGGGTCGCCGAGGGCGACGACCGGGACGACATCATCATGCTGCTCCCGCTCGGCTGA
- a CDS encoding rhomboid family intramembrane serine protease — protein MTDIRTNPGGGAGTGAGARAVAAAVLMLGWVALLWALEGVDALTGHALDPYGISPRDPAELLDVVPAAFLHGGWDHLASNTVPLLVLGWTAALAGIRRFLGVVLTIVLTSGLGVWLTAPAHTVTLGASGVIFGLFGYLLVRGFVDRRALDVVIGVLVAVVYGSIVWGVLPTDSGISWQAHLFGLIGGVGAAFAFRRPRPLPYTGITA, from the coding sequence ATGACCGACATCCGTACGAACCCCGGGGGCGGGGCGGGAACGGGGGCCGGTGCGCGGGCCGTGGCGGCAGCGGTGCTGATGCTCGGCTGGGTGGCGCTGCTCTGGGCGCTGGAGGGCGTCGACGCCCTGACCGGTCACGCGCTCGACCCGTACGGCATCAGCCCGCGCGACCCCGCCGAGCTCCTCGACGTGGTGCCCGCCGCCTTCCTGCACGGCGGCTGGGACCATCTCGCGTCCAACACCGTGCCGCTGCTGGTCCTCGGCTGGACGGCGGCACTCGCCGGAATCCGCCGGTTCCTCGGCGTGGTACTCACCATCGTGTTGACGAGCGGTCTGGGCGTCTGGCTGACGGCCCCCGCGCACACGGTCACGCTCGGGGCGTCCGGGGTGATCTTCGGACTCTTCGGATACCTGCTGGTCCGGGGCTTCGTGGACCGCCGGGCGCTCGACGTCGTGATCGGCGTCCTCGTCGCGGTCGTCTACGGCTCGATCGTCTGGGGCGTGCTCCCCACCGACTCCGGCATCAGCTGGCAGGCACACCTCTTCGGCCTGATCGGCGGGGTGGGCGCGGCCTTCGCGTTCCGGCGGCCGCGTCCGCTCCCGTACACCGGGATCACGGCGTGA
- a CDS encoding dicarboxylate/amino acid:cation symporter, with protein MSANSAFTTETAEPKSSGFRIPKVPFWAQIVAGLVLGVVLGWITRSYDVAWLYTTLDKVGHIFVQLLKLAVAPLVFFAILVSITNLRKVNNAARLATRTLLWFMITSLIAVAIGLAIGLITNPGSGTGLTPKDGLKPEHAGSWLDFLTGIVPTDVITPFTELNVLQIVFMAAVAGIAALKLGEKAQPILTLSESILELLQKALWWVIRLAPLGTVGLIGYAIADYGWDLIGKYATFTADVYVGCALVLFGVYPLLLATVAKVSPLQFFKGAWPAIQLAFVSRSSVGTMPVTQKVTERLGVPKEYASFAVPFGATTKMDGCAAIYPSLAAIFIAQIFDVQLGVGDYVLIAFVSVIGSAATAGLTGATVMLTLTLSTLGLPLEGVGLLMAIDPILDMMRTATNVAGQALVPVIVSAREKILDLGKYNSASASPVDEIEVVEEEPARVPVAA; from the coding sequence GTGTCCGCGAACTCCGCGTTCACCACGGAGACCGCCGAGCCCAAGAGCTCCGGTTTCCGTATACCGAAGGTGCCCTTCTGGGCCCAGATCGTCGCCGGTCTGGTCCTCGGTGTCGTCCTCGGCTGGATCACCCGCAGTTACGACGTCGCGTGGCTCTACACCACGCTCGACAAGGTCGGCCACATCTTCGTCCAGCTGCTGAAGCTGGCCGTCGCGCCGCTCGTCTTCTTCGCGATCCTGGTGTCGATCACCAACCTCCGCAAGGTCAACAACGCGGCCCGGCTCGCCACCCGCACCCTGCTCTGGTTCATGATCACCTCGCTGATCGCGGTGGCCATCGGCCTCGCCATCGGCCTGATCACCAACCCGGGTTCCGGTACCGGCCTCACGCCGAAGGACGGCCTCAAGCCCGAGCACGCCGGCTCCTGGCTCGACTTCCTCACCGGCATCGTCCCGACCGACGTGATCACGCCGTTCACCGAGCTGAACGTCCTCCAGATCGTCTTCATGGCCGCCGTCGCCGGCATCGCCGCCCTCAAGCTCGGCGAGAAGGCCCAGCCGATCCTCACCCTCAGCGAGTCGATCCTGGAGCTGCTCCAGAAGGCCCTGTGGTGGGTCATCCGCCTCGCCCCGCTCGGCACCGTCGGCCTCATCGGCTACGCCATCGCCGACTACGGCTGGGACCTCATCGGCAAGTACGCCACCTTCACCGCCGACGTGTACGTCGGCTGCGCCCTGGTGCTGTTCGGCGTCTACCCGCTGCTGCTCGCCACCGTCGCCAAGGTCAGCCCGCTCCAGTTCTTCAAGGGCGCCTGGCCCGCGATCCAGCTGGCGTTCGTCTCCCGCTCCTCGGTGGGCACCATGCCCGTCACCCAGAAGGTCACCGAGCGCCTCGGCGTCCCGAAGGAGTACGCCTCCTTCGCCGTCCCGTTCGGCGCCACCACCAAGATGGACGGCTGCGCCGCGATCTACCCGTCGCTGGCCGCGATCTTCATCGCGCAGATCTTCGACGTGCAGCTCGGCGTCGGTGACTACGTCCTGATCGCGTTCGTCTCGGTCATCGGCTCCGCCGCGACCGCCGGTCTCACCGGCGCCACGGTCATGCTGACCCTGACCCTCTCGACGCTGGGCCTCCCGCTGGAGGGCGTCGGCCTGCTCATGGCGATCGACCCGATCCTGGACATGATGCGCACCGCCACCAACGTGGCCGGCCAGGCGCTGGTCCCGGTGATCGTCTCGGCCCGCGAGAAGATCCTCGACCTCGGCAAGTACAACTCCGCCTCGGCCTCGCCGGTGGACGAGATCGAGGTCGTCGAGGAGGAGCCGGCGCGGGTCCCCGTCGCCGCCTGA
- a CDS encoding nuclear transport factor 2 family protein: MATTADRFRTAVEKNDLGAFDALFTEDVRLYSPVKFTPFEGKPQVLGLFGVLLRIFEDFHYVGRYEGTAETSVDGTEAPSEVLLFRATVDGAQIHGIDLLHYDEAGLIKEFTVMVRPQSAVQALGKAVYAGLVAEGLAPAAES; the protein is encoded by the coding sequence ATGGCGACGACCGCCGACCGCTTCCGCACCGCAGTCGAGAAGAACGACCTCGGCGCGTTCGACGCCCTGTTCACCGAGGACGTCCGGCTCTACAGCCCGGTGAAGTTCACCCCCTTCGAGGGCAAGCCTCAGGTGCTGGGCCTCTTCGGGGTCCTGCTCCGGATCTTCGAGGACTTCCACTACGTCGGCCGCTACGAGGGCACGGCCGAGACCAGCGTCGACGGCACCGAGGCCCCTTCGGAGGTCCTGCTCTTCCGGGCCACCGTCGACGGCGCCCAGATCCACGGCATCGACCTGCTCCACTACGACGAGGCCGGGCTGATCAAGGAGTTCACCGTGATGGTGCGCCCCCAGTCCGCGGTGCAGGCGCTGGGCAAGGCGGTCTACGCGGGCCTGGTCGCCGAGGGGCTCGCCCCGGCGGCGGAGTCCTGA
- a CDS encoding DUF4229 domain-containing protein produces MSAAKPSATIRYSALRLLIFVACFFVSGVAVHFGVIPSGVGGSNVIWVVLLGLVLSAPLSYVLLRKQRDEMSAQVVEKVGRAKTRLEANRTREDVVQ; encoded by the coding sequence GTGTCCGCTGCCAAGCCGAGCGCAACGATCCGCTACTCCGCGCTGCGACTGCTGATTTTCGTCGCCTGCTTCTTCGTCTCCGGGGTGGCCGTCCACTTCGGCGTCATCCCCTCCGGCGTCGGTGGCTCCAACGTCATCTGGGTGGTGCTGCTCGGGCTGGTGCTGTCCGCCCCGCTGAGCTACGTGCTGCTGCGCAAGCAGCGCGACGAGATGTCCGCCCAGGTCGTCGAGAAGGTGGGCCGCGCCAAGACCCGCCTGGAGGCGAACCGCACGCGCGAGGACGTCGTCCAGTAG
- the mqnP gene encoding menaquinone biosynthesis prenyltransferase MqnP produces the protein MTAAEAALGHGPAQPSSKVKAFLRLVMIEHSVFALPFAYIAALIAMFQDTESIHWVELLLVTVAMVGLRTFAMAANRIIDREIDARNPRTATREIVTGAVSVRSAWTGAVVALVFFLGAAALLNPLCLALAPLAIVPMVVYPYGKRFTNFPHAILGIAQAMGPIGAWLAVTGSWSWDAVILGLAVGVWIGGFDLIFACQDVRADRAHGVLSVPARFGIPAALWGARVCHAITTGLLVWFGLATDAELFYWIGMVVVAVAFVYEHRVVRPHDLSRLNRAFFSVNGFIGMALFACTLLDLVVRGLTP, from the coding sequence GTGACTGCCGCAGAAGCAGCGCTGGGCCACGGCCCGGCGCAGCCCAGTAGCAAGGTGAAGGCGTTCCTGCGGCTGGTGATGATCGAGCACTCGGTGTTCGCGCTGCCCTTCGCGTACATCGCCGCGCTGATCGCGATGTTCCAGGACACAGAGTCGATCCACTGGGTCGAGCTGCTGCTCGTCACGGTGGCGATGGTCGGCCTGCGGACCTTCGCGATGGCCGCGAACCGGATCATCGACCGGGAGATCGACGCCCGCAATCCGCGCACCGCGACCCGCGAGATCGTCACCGGCGCGGTCTCCGTGCGCTCCGCGTGGACGGGCGCCGTGGTCGCGCTGGTCTTCTTCCTCGGCGCCGCGGCCCTCCTCAACCCGCTCTGCCTGGCGCTCGCCCCGCTCGCGATCGTGCCGATGGTGGTCTACCCGTACGGCAAGCGGTTCACGAACTTCCCGCACGCCATCCTCGGCATCGCCCAGGCCATGGGCCCGATCGGCGCCTGGCTCGCGGTGACCGGCAGCTGGTCGTGGGACGCGGTCATCCTCGGGCTGGCCGTCGGCGTCTGGATCGGCGGCTTCGACCTGATCTTCGCCTGCCAGGACGTCCGCGCCGACCGCGCGCACGGCGTGCTCTCGGTGCCCGCCCGCTTCGGCATTCCGGCGGCGCTCTGGGGCGCCCGGGTCTGCCACGCGATCACGACCGGGCTGCTCGTCTGGTTCGGCCTCGCCACCGACGCGGAGCTCTTCTACTGGATCGGCATGGTGGTCGTCGCCGTGGCCTTCGTGTACGAGCACCGGGTGGTGCGCCCGCACGACCTGTCCCGGCTCAACCGGGCGTTCTTCTCCGTCAACGGCTTCATCGGCATGGCGCTCTTCGCCTGCACCCTGCTCGACCTGGTGGTGCGCGGCCTCACGCCGTGA
- a CDS encoding TetR/AcrR family transcriptional regulator, protein MDAVKSKRMPRAVREQQMMDAAVRIFGQRGYRAASMDEIAELAGVSKPLVYLYLNSKEELFTACIRREAKALVDAVQAGVGPGLPADRQLWEGLRAFFVHTAENPDGWAVLHRQARTHGEPFASEITAMRDEIVAFVTGLIGAAAREAHHDPALPDRDVAGLAQALVGAAEALAGWANETPGVSAREAAATLMNFSWAGLENLMNGRPWQPPA, encoded by the coding sequence ATGGATGCCGTGAAGAGCAAGCGAATGCCACGCGCGGTGCGTGAGCAGCAGATGATGGACGCGGCGGTACGGATCTTCGGGCAGCGCGGCTACCGGGCGGCCTCGATGGACGAGATCGCGGAGCTCGCCGGCGTGTCGAAACCGCTGGTCTACCTCTACCTGAACTCCAAGGAAGAGCTCTTCACCGCGTGCATCCGCCGCGAGGCGAAGGCGCTGGTGGACGCCGTCCAGGCAGGGGTCGGGCCGGGGCTGCCCGCCGACCGTCAGCTCTGGGAGGGGCTGCGCGCCTTCTTCGTCCACACCGCCGAGAACCCGGACGGCTGGGCGGTGCTGCACCGCCAGGCGCGTACCCACGGGGAGCCGTTCGCCTCGGAGATCACCGCGATGCGGGACGAGATCGTCGCCTTCGTGACCGGCCTCATCGGTGCCGCAGCCCGGGAAGCGCACCACGATCCCGCGCTGCCCGACAGGGACGTGGCGGGCCTCGCGCAGGCGCTCGTGGGTGCCGCCGAGGCGCTGGCGGGCTGGGCCAACGAGACCCCGGGCGTATCGGCACGGGAGGCGGCGGCGACGCTGATGAACTTCTCCTGGGCGGGCCTGGAGAACCTCATGAACGGACGGCCCTGGCAGCCGCCGGCCTGA
- the mqnE gene encoding aminofutalosine synthase MqnE, with translation MDAGLKRELEEKVRAGERLSREDGIALYESDDLAWLGGLAHEVRTRKNGDVVHFNVNRHLNMTNVCTASCAYCSFQRKPGEKDAYTMRIEEAVRLAKAMENDNLTELHIVNGLHPTLPWRYYPRSLSALKEALPSVALKAFTATEIHHFETISGLSASEILDELIEAGLESLTGGGAEIFDWEVRQHIVDHNTHWEDWSRIHRLAHEKGLKTPATMLYGHIEEPRHRVDHVLRLREMQDETGGFQVFIPLRYQHDFVDMKDGKVRNKLQARTTMATGAEALKTFAVSRLLFDNVPHVKVFWVMHGVQTAQLALQHGADDMDGSVVEYKITHDADNYGTPNKLGRDDLLELIRDAGFQPVERNTRYEIIREYPGPDADRRESPQAMRV, from the coding sequence GTGGACGCGGGACTCAAGCGCGAGCTGGAGGAGAAGGTCCGGGCCGGCGAGCGGCTGAGCCGCGAGGACGGGATCGCTCTCTACGAGTCCGACGACCTGGCCTGGCTCGGCGGTCTGGCCCACGAGGTGCGCACCCGCAAGAACGGCGACGTCGTGCACTTCAACGTCAACCGGCACCTCAACATGACGAACGTGTGCACCGCTTCGTGCGCGTACTGCTCGTTCCAGCGCAAGCCGGGCGAGAAGGACGCGTACACGATGCGCATCGAGGAGGCCGTCCGCCTCGCCAAGGCGATGGAGAACGACAACCTCACCGAGCTGCACATCGTCAACGGGCTGCACCCGACCCTGCCCTGGCGGTACTACCCGCGCTCGCTCAGCGCCCTCAAGGAGGCGCTGCCGAGCGTGGCGCTGAAGGCGTTCACGGCGACGGAGATCCACCACTTCGAGACCATCTCCGGGCTCAGCGCCTCCGAGATCCTCGACGAGCTGATCGAGGCCGGTCTGGAGTCGCTGACCGGCGGCGGCGCGGAGATCTTCGACTGGGAGGTCCGCCAGCACATCGTCGACCACAACACCCACTGGGAAGACTGGTCGCGCATCCACCGCCTCGCGCACGAGAAGGGTCTCAAGACCCCGGCGACGATGCTGTACGGGCACATCGAGGAGCCCCGTCACCGCGTCGACCACGTGCTGCGGCTGCGGGAGATGCAGGACGAGACCGGCGGTTTCCAGGTCTTCATCCCGCTGCGCTACCAGCACGACTTCGTGGACATGAAGGACGGCAAGGTCCGCAACAAGCTTCAGGCGCGCACCACGATGGCCACCGGCGCCGAGGCGCTGAAGACCTTCGCCGTGTCCCGGCTGCTGTTCGACAACGTCCCGCACGTCAAGGTGTTCTGGGTGATGCACGGCGTGCAGACCGCCCAGCTGGCGCTCCAGCACGGCGCGGACGACATGGACGGCTCGGTCGTCGAGTACAAGATCACGCACGACGCGGACAACTACGGCACGCCGAACAAGCTCGGCCGTGACGATCTGCTGGAGCTCATCCGGGACGCGGGCTTCCAGCCCGTCGAGCGCAACACCCGGTACGAGATCATCCGCGAGTACCCGGGCCCGGACGCCGACCGGCGCGAGTCGCCGCAGGCGATGCGGGTCTGA
- a CDS encoding MaoC/PaaZ C-terminal domain-containing protein, with protein sequence MTGLELALLRGALTSPFKRPGRGGATLPATRVSRDPVVAPAELLARYRQICRFPAEGPFPLTYPHVLAFPLAMRLMTARSFPLPVLGLVHTWIEITSHRPVRPTEPLRLSVYAQELRPHRRGTEVTVSTEARVADELVWESRSGYLARHAVREAPAAPAPAPLPDLPSVAEWRLTGDLGRRYGAASGDRNPIHLHPLTARLFGFPRAIAHGMWTVARCLAEAEGAEHIRAVRAEFRAPVLLPGTVTYAADGSGTTFQLRSGPDGERLHLTGSVIRDL encoded by the coding sequence ATGACCGGCCTCGAACTCGCGCTCCTGCGCGGCGCGTTGACCTCTCCGTTCAAGCGCCCCGGCCGGGGCGGCGCCACGCTTCCCGCCACACGGGTGTCCCGCGACCCGGTGGTCGCCCCGGCCGAACTCCTCGCGCGCTACCGCCAGATCTGCCGCTTCCCCGCCGAAGGACCCTTCCCGCTGACCTATCCGCACGTGCTGGCGTTCCCGCTCGCGATGCGGCTGATGACGGCACGGTCGTTCCCGCTGCCGGTCCTCGGGCTCGTCCACACCTGGATCGAGATCACCTCCCACCGGCCGGTGAGACCGACGGAACCACTGCGACTAAGCGTGTACGCGCAGGAGTTGAGGCCTCACCGACGCGGAACCGAGGTCACCGTGTCGACGGAGGCCCGGGTCGCGGACGAGCTGGTGTGGGAGTCCCGCAGCGGATACCTCGCCCGCCACGCCGTTCGGGAAGCCCCCGCGGCACCCGCACCCGCCCCCCTCCCCGACCTGCCCTCCGTCGCCGAGTGGCGGCTCACCGGCGACCTCGGGCGGCGGTACGGAGCCGCCTCGGGCGACCGCAACCCGATCCACCTCCACCCGCTCACCGCCCGTCTGTTCGGCTTCCCCCGGGCCATCGCCCACGGGATGTGGACCGTCGCCCGGTGCCTCGCCGAGGCGGAGGGCGCCGAGCACATCCGCGCCGTACGGGCGGAGTTCCGGGCACCCGTGCTGCTGCCGGGGACGGTGACGTACGCGGCGGACGGCTCGGGCACGACGTTCCAGCTGCGGAGCGGCCCGGACGGCGAGCGGCTCCACCTCACCGGATCGGTGATCCGGGACCTCTGA
- a CDS encoding UbiX family flavin prenyltransferase, translating to MSQQRRRPWIVGVSGASGTPFAASVVRGLIAAGEDVDLVVSRASRLTLLDETGIAFRDAHWRDDLREWLARGADGKPDTFAPDLSGVRHWPAGDLAAGPSSGSYPAKGMLIVPASTACVAGVALGLSKDLLQRAASVTLKERRTLVVAVRETPLSGATLKQMVALDEAGAVVLPASPAFYAGATHIQDLVDFVAGRVLDAAGVPHGLYRRWEGQLGGGSQNGSRTGAPAGSRTT from the coding sequence GTGAGTCAGCAGCGGCGACGGCCTTGGATTGTCGGGGTGTCCGGCGCCTCGGGGACCCCGTTCGCCGCTTCGGTGGTGCGCGGTCTGATCGCCGCCGGTGAGGACGTGGACCTGGTGGTGAGCCGCGCCTCGCGGCTCACGCTGCTGGACGAGACGGGAATCGCCTTCCGTGACGCGCACTGGCGGGACGACCTGCGCGAGTGGCTCGCGCGGGGCGCGGACGGCAAGCCGGACACCTTCGCCCCGGACCTCTCCGGGGTGCGCCACTGGCCCGCCGGGGACCTCGCCGCAGGACCGTCCTCGGGGTCGTACCCGGCGAAGGGGATGCTCATCGTGCCGGCCTCGACGGCCTGCGTGGCCGGGGTCGCGCTCGGGCTGTCGAAGGACCTGCTCCAGCGGGCGGCGAGCGTCACGCTCAAGGAGCGGCGCACGCTGGTCGTCGCCGTACGTGAAACACCCCTGAGCGGGGCGACGCTGAAGCAGATGGTGGCCCTGGACGAGGCGGGGGCCGTGGTGCTGCCCGCCTCCCCGGCGTTCTACGCGGGCGCCACGCACATCCAGGACCTGGTGGACTTCGTCGCCGGACGGGTGCTGGACGCGGCGGGGGTGCCGCACGGCCTGTACCGCCGCTGGGAGGGGCAGCTCGGTGGGGGTTCGCAGAACGGTTCACGTACCGGTGCGCCCGCCGGTTCGCGTACCACCTGA
- a CDS encoding Lrp/AsnC family transcriptional regulator, whose product MDAVDRQLIQALRENGRASYAELGRLVGLSGPSVTDRINRLESAGVITGYRATVNAAALGLGVTALIGISLSDAADHEDVARRLRDLEEIEDAWFIAGDDSYMLKVRVGDVDGLEKTIRRLSGTKGVSRTRTTIVLSTKWENRVGELPEER is encoded by the coding sequence ATGGACGCGGTGGACAGGCAGCTCATCCAGGCCCTCCGGGAGAACGGCCGGGCGTCGTACGCCGAACTGGGCCGGCTCGTCGGCCTCTCCGGCCCCAGCGTCACCGACCGGATCAACCGGCTGGAGTCGGCCGGGGTCATCACCGGTTACCGCGCCACCGTCAACGCGGCGGCGCTCGGCCTCGGCGTCACCGCGCTGATCGGCATCTCCCTCTCCGACGCGGCCGACCACGAGGACGTGGCCCGCCGGCTGCGCGATCTTGAGGAGATCGAGGACGCCTGGTTCATCGCGGGCGACGACTCCTACATGCTCAAGGTGCGCGTCGGCGACGTGGACGGCCTGGAGAAGACCATCCGCCGCCTCAGCGGAACCAAGGGCGTCTCCCGTACGCGTACCACCATCGTGCTCTCCACCAAGTGGGAGAACCGGGTCGGGGAGCTTCCCGAAGAGCGCTAG